One window from the genome of Hydra vulgaris chromosome 02, alternate assembly HydraT2T_AEP encodes:
- the LOC136076717 gene encoding uncharacterized protein LOC136076717: MADNSYIATRKRSNPSTSPIKRLYSVVTLNENTFHKKCMVPFHWVEEEEECVYWPPVGEHPLHYYISKWLSPCPNWQQFPLIKVSLIKGTKEMCNACLNIDSELSECPPAGVVLETSEMIREPSPDLVIKRLPKLSCNKIFKSDQCKRRYKAYSNESESCSSDSHSDPSKVAIKQTKKSKYSLPNSHNTATNHNYKSSVSYFQTSASNNNKNRSPRRSPLKQNTSSHSMLNVTSTPCHKDASLSLCQPRSSQTCCFGNYGDPPSSFKLMDQRRMQYGLFMELAAIKAGQAVIVTALERLGRRIELVDSSFHLTKFDSMEEFEKFDRKLGDENEYTLLVSRLKQLGGQSPSQLVSRCLNELMEKQVQAQFNKMGNKGKKSFKLTLSYKAILAALVSQTNTREVVDRFIGEHLKRAPRQLAADYE, translated from the exons ATGGCAGATAATTCTTATATAGCCACACGCAAAAGATCGAACCCAAGTACAAG cccGATCAAAAGACTTTACTCAGTTGTAACTctaaatgaaaatacttttcataaaaagtGCATGGTTCCGTTTCATTGGGTGGAGGAAGAAGAAGAATGCGTGTACTGGCCTCCAGTAGGTGAACACCCCCTACACTACTACATATCAAAATGGCTTTCTCCTTGTCCAAATTGGCAACAATTTCCTCTAATAAAAGTCTCCTTAATTAAAGGCACTAAAGAAATGTGTAATGCATGTTTGAACATAGACTCAGAATTGTCAGAGTGTCCCCCTGCAG GTGTTGTACTAGAAACATCTGAAATGATCCGCGAGCCTAGTCCGGATCTTGTCATTAAAAGATTACCAAAGTtaagttgtaataaaatttttaaatccgACCAGTGCAAAAGAAGGTACAAAGCATATTCCAATGAAAGCGAAAGTTGTTCCTCTGATTCACATTCCGATCCTTCAAAAGTTGcaatcaaacaaacaaaaaaatcaaaatattcgTTGCCTAACAGTCATAATACTGCAACCAATCACAACTATAAGTCATCTGTTTCATATTTTCAAACATCAGCTTCTAACAATAATAAGAATCGATCCCCAAGGAGATCTCCATTGAAACAAAACACTTCATCTCATTCCATGCTCAATGTAACTTCCACTCCCTGTCACAAGGATGCATCATTGTCACTCTGCCAACCAAGATCCAGTCAAACATGTTGTTTTGGAAATTACGGTGACCCGCCTTCTTCGTTTAAGTTAATGGATCAGAGAC gaatGCAGTATGGACTGTTTATGGAGTTGGCTGCTATTAAAGCCGGTCAGGCAGTTATTGTTACCGCATTGGAACGCTTAGGTAGGAGAATAGAGCTAGTGGATTCCAGTTTTCATCTTACAAAGTTTGACAGCATGGAAGAATTTGAAAAGTTTGATAGAAAGTTGGGTGATGAAAATGAGTATACTCTTCtg gttaGTCGTTTAAAACAACTGGGTGGACAGTCACCTTCGCAACTGGTAAGTAGGTGTTTAAATGAGTTGATGGAGAAACAGGTGCAGGCACAGTTTAATAAGATGGGTAACAAAGGGAAAAAATCGTTTAAGCTGACTTTGTCATATAAGGCTATACtag cTGCGCTTGTATCTCAAACTAACACAAGGGAAGTCGTTGATAGATTCATTGGAGAACATTTAAAGCGTGCTCCTCGTCAATTGGCTGCAGATTATGAATAA
- the LOC136075811 gene encoding uncharacterized protein LOC136075811: MTLKRYVRKCQLNPSTVCKPNFITMQIFTNEEEISLSDYLLRASKLHYGLSTKTTRKLAYEFAMTLSKRIPKSWKSLQIARKQWLRGFMLRRNELSLQNPEATSMSRATAFNRYTVGEFFTNLKDVRLRHKFQPQNIYNVDETGLTTVQKPVQKEGNSIPPFFIFPRVHFKGSMLNGGPPGCVGVANPTGWMNCAIFFEWMKHFIQNVKCSPANPVLLLLDNYESHVSIVCLDLAKKNGITMLSFPPHCSHKLQPLDRSVYGTLKRYYNTACDDCVVSNPRPMTIYDIAAVVRKAYAQAFTLSKISAGFAVAGIEPFNPNVFFDNEFLASYVTDRPEPITANPFPGVIDPVSAIVHAPAFN; encoded by the exons ATGACACTTAAGAGATATGTAAGGAAATGTCAATTAAATCCAAGTACAGTCTGCAAACCTAACTTCATTACCATGCAAATCTTTACCAACGAAGAAGAAATATCTTTATCGGACTATCTTTTAAGGGCTTCAAAACTTCACTATGGATTGTCAACCAAAACAACACGAAAACTTGCCTATGAATTTGCAATGACTCTTTCTAAGCGCATTCCTAAATCCtggaaaagtttacaaattgctAGGAAACAGTGGCTTCGTGGTTTTATGTTACGTAGGAATGAGTTATCTTTACAAAATCCAGAAGCTACTAGTATGTCACGAGCAACTGCTTTTAATCGTTATACAGTCGGAGAATTTTTCACCAATCTAAAAGATGTTCGTCTGCGACACAAATTTCAGccacaaaacatatataatgttgatgagaCAGGTCTTACAACCGTTCAAAAACCAGTTCAA AAAGAAGGAAACTCAATccctccattttttatttttccaagagTTCATTTCAAAGGAAGTATGTTAAATGGTGGTCCACCTGGATGTGTTGGGGTTGCAAACCCAACTGGCTGGATGAAttgtgcaatattttttgagtggatgaaacattttattcaaaatgtgaaATGTTCACCAGCTAATCCAGTGCTTTTACTTCTTGACAACTATGAGAGCCATGTTTCAATTGTGTGTTTagatttagctaaaaaaaatggcaTAACTATGTTGTCCTTTCCACCACATTGTAGTCACAAGCTGCAGCCATTAGATCGGTCAGTTTATGGGACTTTGAAACGTTATTACAATACAGCCTGTGATGATTGCGTTGTATCTAATCCAAGACCGATGACCATATATGATATAGCTGCAGTTGTAAGGAAAGCTTATGCACAAGCTTTTACTTTGTCTAAAATTTCTGCAGGATTTGCTGTGGCAGGAATTGAACCCTTTAATCCTaatgtattttttgataatgagTTTTTGGCTTCATATGTAACAGATCGTCCAGAACCTATTACTGCTAACCCATTTCCAGGTGTTATTGATCCAGTTTCTGCTATTGTTCATGCCCCAGCTTTTAATTAA